DNA sequence from the Nicotiana tomentosiformis chromosome 3, ASM39032v3, whole genome shotgun sequence genome:
gctaccatgggatagtccgggtttattagtaccaaaaaatcgcactccccgaggttttttgaaaatgatgggtttcaagaaaaatgatgaattaCTCTGACTGAAGGAGTAATACATACCATTTGAATTActttatgaacgttatgggcacattaagtcatatcgtcttcaccgtgatgaactttccattacttctttgggttggacacaccgccaagtttttgtgttcattgtctgtttcttgggTTGTTAATATTTCCGATGAAAGAGGGGAGGATCCACACTcacttagccatggtcgctaatactctaatggaaggaattgaaagacaaacttacactatcatccccatgatcttggcctaaatgtaccgagctctagatcgatgcaagAAGGGGTATGGGCATTTCGAGGGCTGTAATCTGTTGCTGCTGGttttggttattagaacattttCAGAGAGGTGAATATCGTCAGGAACTTCTGcgacgaccattgaatgactacatagcctaccatcatccaaaaagaatgacatttatcccagatagATTTGCGCAACCTGGAAATGTTGTgagctgggtgcgtttcttcaacAATTTGACTAAAGAAatggtacattggatgttcgagcgGTTCCTTAGCAGcaagttcatcatcaggtcaagagaaacCACTCAATTATTGCTGATCGGGTTAAGTGGAATTTATCCTTATACTCCTATAAGAGTAATGAGGCAAGAGGGAAGAAAGCAGGTTATACcttgggtttccaacatggtccagtataaagcagactttaaagtgaacatcattccgttcaagttcgaggcacaacatatgtggaatcaaaaggtcgTTGTAGAGAAAGACACTATCGAGCCAAACATGTACCATGCTGACCAGGTccacttctacccatcatggttggtagatgatatagcgggagatgtcaagccaaagattaatctgaaaaatagggttatagatgacgatgctgaagcacaagtcaagtataggatattgcgcaagagggttttcgagtctgaagctagacatttggaacatcacaaagtggatatggaagccaTAAGTGAATGGAAAGAaattgctactaaatcaacagaaagattggaatatttggagcaagggttaatggaacttgagggtaagatgaggaagaggctctcggattgtcagaataCGGAAGGCAATGAGGGAGTGCACCTAGCAAGGGCTTACCCactattggacatgcgcgacctggggaacttgattgatggatccaagaaggccaagcatggagaaggtccctctgggccaaatagattaggaaatgatgttctttactactttttagtttagttttagatttcgattgtaataaggaaaatgccattagtaattttcttattattgtcgttttagcaTGGATCTgattcattttcgcattaatTAAATGACAcagttattggcatcaattttttccaaatctatgtgtcgcttaggcctacctcaggcacaacgaggtcccccaaaTAAGGACGCGAATTTATTTACTGATTCTGCAACACATGTTCAATATCGCAAACATcctttcaatatcccttactgacttggttacctttttgtttttcttttgttttgtttattcctattccccaaaggttggttcgtgcatactggcatcatccgcatattacactagatccagaggtcctacacctcctcctccaccaagtgatcctaaaggcaaaagcaaagggaaagaaaaaatggacgatttaagcggtataagaaaggacaatgcagagaacgttgaaacCTCGGATGGTCGGAATGCTCTAGCACAGAATGAATTGGTCCTACAtctggaacagaaaatattggagctacaaggggaacttgagcaggttcggaacttggaaaacctttccctcaccctaaacgtcctCGGCCTTAACCAACAAAACATAAATGCCCAAAACCCGgtacctccccaaaacacacaaaatccgcAAAATACTCCCGCACCACATaaatacgccacacctcctcagaaccacaaccctccaccgatacctactcctcaacaacaccatcaccacccaactcaatacccgcaaacAACCATATATCAcacccctcagaatgcaccacaaccAACCCCTGACCCgtaaaactcaaccaatgaccaccattatgccCAGGTTCCTGGAGTACATCAAAGAAAtaccatatatgtggaaaccctACCCGAATCCGCCGAGAGGACCTtctcatcaagaacatggtggaagagctcaagaaacttactggcagAGGTCAAAGTGTCGAAGTGGGCAaatgcattgagggtttgaattatgaagatttgtgtactCAGCCAGATGTAGagctgccagagggttacaatcctcctaagttcaaaatgttcgacggaactggtgatccgaaggtgtacttgagaacatattgtgacaagcttgtagtaGTTGGCAGGGATGAGAGAATCCGCATGAAATTGTTCATCAGAAGCCTCACCGGAGACGCCCTGTCTTGGTACATAaatcagaacccaaagaaatgggttaattgggtgagcatggcatcacATTTAATGGATCGGTTTCAAGTTTAACACAGAAAACgcaccagacgttttctacattcagaatatcaagaagaagccaacaaaaactttccgcgagtatgctactcggtggaggtctgaagctgcaaaagtaaggccagcactggaagaagaacagatgaataagttcttcgttagAGCTCAGGATCtgcaatactacgaaagattgatggttattgaaaaccataaattttctgacatcatcaagctgggagagagaatagaagaagggatcaaaagcggaatgatgataatccaagaagaaagaagtaggtgcagtaatggtagcccaaggtccgaagtctcctctcacataccaaacacctctacCCATATATCAGCTTttacctcccagataccaacaacctccCGCCACTTTTCACACCTATAACACCCAActagcatactaccactcaccatcAGCCCGCTAAAattaccaaaaacctagaccaagtttcgaccgcagaccacctagacaatacaccccaattgctgaacctatagaccaattgtacgagagactgaaggttgccggttatatcactcccattcccgctaTTGCTATGGAAAACACCTCACAGTGGattaatccaaataagacatgtgcctatcactcagacATGAAgagtcatactattgatgagtgtcgtactttgaaggataagattcagacattaatcgacaccaaagtcatacaggcaacaGAGGCggcacccaatgtccgtaacaatctTCTCCCGAATAACAGGGGTGGAGGagtaaacgtgatagagaccTATGAATAATGGGACTCGAAAGGGTCTATTGGACTCAtccgagaaggggataatcctaaaacatctccagtcactctcacaccgatcgtggtacaaactcaggcaccaattgaagtcGAGGTAGCTGCActaactccgtttgaggttgaagtaacaacacccttcaccgtgatggtagcacctactccatcttataagtctaatgctataccatgggattatgttacggaagcaagaaggaaaggaaaggcaaaaatagaagaaacaggtgcagcgcaaggcatgactagaactggtagggtttatacaCCCAAGCATTTGGGAGGAACGAGCAAAGAGGCTGTATCTAAATCGCCTGCCATTGAGACTGGCCCggatgacctttggagaaaggtgcaagcaagagaatattttgtggttgatcatctgaacaaaacccctgctcaaatatctATTTTATCACTTCTGCAAAACTCCGAGACACATAGGAATTCCTAATGAAGGTGTTGCATGAAGCCTACGTACCCAACAACATCACTAGTGGAGAAATGtccaacatggtagggcaagtatttgaaagccacaagatcacttttcatgaagatgagattccaacagaaggactaagtcacaacagggcactgcatatcacaatGCAGTGTgaggacaagttcattgccagagtcttgatagatggaggttcgagtctcaacatatgtccactaactactctgaaaagattggtTAAAGGCCTGTACGAGAAACGAGTAGGAAGTATGAATGtaaaagcatttgatgggtctcaaagggccacaattgggagaccaacctcagcctacagatagTCCCAACCTGTTTTGAtattgagtttcaagtgttggacatatctacTACCTataacctattgttgggacgaccttggatacgtGCCTTTGGGGCcatagcttctactctacatcaggtcgtgaagtttgagtggacccttcaggaagtgatcatccatggggacagaagtaatcccatttacaccaatcaaactattccggtcatcgagaatagaatgaagttgggtggagaaatataccatcgcatcgagcgcgtcaatGCTATTGAAAAAGACAAATgatggagcagtaagatagaagacTTATTGGAATGGACATGGTATGAACTTGACAAGGGTCTaggtaagaatctccaggggatcaccaaactgatacagctaaagcgtcacggcACAACGTTTGGGCTCGGGTACGAATACACCTAGAACGAGTATCATAATTagtcgccaccatggcgtggtccttattaccttTTAGAACAACCGGTACCACATTTGcaccagtcatttcatcaagctgacaggATGTGggggtccgaagaagatgaagttttgGCAGGCATAAGGAAtttgtttctggatgatgaagacatggattgcagtgcgatagttgaggaggaggaggaggaaggccttattactcagaccgtggagaagggagttgttcttAAGAACTGGACTGCCGCACCATCAAGGGctcgtcgagttcctgggtagccaagcaattagcatcatttattttgaaagaaattttatgagcatctaagacattttcagtattttattttaagcatattttgttttgaaataattgttcgagtcatcgagtcgtacttgtttgatgttttcaagatttatctaatgcattgttatttttagtatttattattattctttacatttgtttctctacagcattattattacctatcccgatgaacctacgactgtgacatgtaatgagacaacgcaacataaggataatgatgtagaggatctggaagaggatgtaatacctaaggaaattgtcagagaagtggaaaattttgaaaacaagcctaaatccaatttggatgagaccgaaacagttaatttgggagattccgaaacagtcaaggaaatgtgtgtaagcattcacctatcaccgtcagagaagaAAGAGTACATCCGGTTCTTGAATGAGTATGGGGATATTtatgcatggtcctatgatgatatgaccggtttgagcacgtccatgtGGATTGCTTCGTGGGATATCATCaaatctggatggatgaagaggatgtcgaaaagacaacctttattacaccatggggagtatattgttacaaaatgatgccgtttggCCTAACAAATGCTGGAGCCACCTATATGAGGGACATGATAACTATTTTTTacaacatgatacacaaggagatagaggtgtacgtggatgacatcatcatcaaatccaagagaagcatagatcatatagcagatttgaggaaattattTGATCGACTTTGAAGGAATAACCTGAAACTGAATCTCGCAAAATGTGCCTTGGGATACCCTGCTGGAAAGTtgttagggttcatcgtcagccgtcgaggaattgagctagacccatcaaaggtcaaggctatccaagattttcCACTTctgaagaacaagaaagatgtgataagTTTCTTGGGGCGTCTCAAATACATCAGCCATTTCATAGAacaatcaactgtgatctgtgaaccgattttcaaaatgttgaagaaagacgctgcaacaagttggactgaagaatgccagaaagcctttgacaagatcaaggaatatttgtccaaaccacctgttctggtcccaccagaacctgggagacctctgctactctatttatctgtactgGATGGGTCTTTcggctgtgtcttgggacaacacgatgagacgaGAAGAAAAGAacaggccatatactatctgagtaagaagttcacaccctacgaagtaCGGTATTCTTTGCTAGAACGGACCTGTTGTGATTTGACGTGGATAGCTCAAACGtagaggcactacttctgtgcctacaccacatatctcatatcaagaatggatccgctaaaatacatcttctagaaacccatgcctacgggaaagtttgcaaaatggcagatactactgagtgagttcgacatcatctatgtaactcagaaagcGGTCAAGGGACAAGCATTGGCGTATCATTTGGAAAAAAATCCTGTGgatggagaatacgaaccactgaaaaAGTATTTTCCCGATGAAGTGGTATGATTCGTAAGAGAAGATATAATCGAAACTTATGACGGTGGGAcaatgttcttcgatggagctgcaaacttcaaaggagtaggtattggagcagttttggTATTAGAGATGggtcaacactatccggtatTCGCAAAACTTATATTTccgtgtaccaataatatggaagaatacgaggcttgcatattggggctcaagTTAGCCATTGACATGAACATTCAGGAATTGCAGGTAATTGGTGTCtcagaccttttggtacatcaggttctaggagaatgggatacagagaataccaaaatattgccatatctATTATATGTGCAAGAATTGAGGAAGAGactcacaaagatagagttccaacatgttccgagaatccagaataAGTTCGCAGATGCGTTGGCCACTCTATCTttcatgatacaacacccagacaagaatttcatcgatcctattccAGTAGGGATCCATAAttagccagcttattgtgctcatgctGAAGAAGAAACTGATGGGAATCCGTGgtttcatgacatcaaagaatacttggcaaaaggataatacccggagcatgcaaatcatactcagaaacgcacactccgaagattatctaaccacttCTTCCAAAGAGGAGGAATTCCGTACAGAAGGACTTCAGATCTGgggttattacggtgtgtcgacGCCAAGGATGAATCCAAATTGCTTGAAGAGATACATGCCGTAACTtgtggaccacacatgaatggcttcatcttagctaagaagatattaagagcaggatattttttgatgactatggaaacagactgcatcaggtatgtccaaacgtgtcatcaatgccaagtacatgctgatatgatacgagtgctacccaatgaactcaatgcaacaagtgcacctcgGCCTTTCCccgcttgggggatggatgtcatcggtccaatcgaactcgccgcttcaaatgggcaccggttcattctagtggccaaagattatttcacaaaatgggttgaagccgcacCTTACAAGGCTATAACTAAGAAGGTCATAGCGGACTTCGTTAGGGGTCGTATCGTCTGTCGATTCGGGGTACCGAAATCAATCATCAATGACAATgccgccaaccttaacagtgGTTTAAtgaaatccatgtgtgaaaccttcaagatcaagcataaggatcccacagcatacatgccacaaatgaatggagctgtggaagccaccaataagaacatcaagaagatattaaggaagatggtagataatcacaaacaatggaacgagaagttaccatttcccctacttggatatcgtaccacggttcgcaTATCAACTAGGGAAACTCCTTATTTGTTGGTCTATGGCACTGAAGCCGTCATTCCCGtcgaagtagaaattccttctctgagaatcatacaagatgatgaactcagtgatgcagaatagATACAAAGTCGCTATGACAGCTGGCTCTCATTGACGGAAAAATAATGAATGCGGTATGTCATGGTCAAAtttaccagaacagaatgtccagagctttcaataaAAGGGTTAGGCCTAGACAATTCATGCCAGGGCAGCTGGTGCTGAAGCGGATCTTCccacatcaagatgaagccaaagggaaattttcacccaattggcaagggccctatatggttcacagagtactaacaggaggagcactcatactcgcagagatggacaaagaagtttggccaaaacctatcaactcagacacaGTCAAGAGATAGTATGTTTAGATTGTTTGCATTTCTTCATCtaatgtaactgaactacgcttgacctgattcacatttaagaggggatacgtaggcagccctgtgggttcggtgacatctcaataatattttcattttgccatggtcagaaactggggcagaattttgaggaggaccctcaaaattctgaaGCAAGGCCAGCCAACTTCGTCATACACCGAACGATCAAAGAATTGCTATTAaactggggtagaattttgaggaaaaccctcaaaattctaaagcaaggaggtcgCAATTTCTCTAAAATGTGTCACGGTCATTGGTTCATCTATCTTAGTCAATATTGCATACTACTATATTTCgaataactacattcatcaaatGCACGCATATAAACATATAGATATTACCTAGGGTGACTCAAATAGGATCTCAAGACAGGAGCACAGGCAAAGCAGAAGACAAAAGAGCGACCCAAACTTCCCTTACAAaattcataatttttctttggatgcaggaatAATAAGACAATAATATCTGCAGATACATCAAGTCACTACCTTCAAGATAGCAGATTATCTATCCCAAGCATCTCCAGGTAAGAAACACTCTACTATCACTCATCATTTTCTTTGCattaggctaagccctgcctccctaattacataaggctaagcgctacctttccttacatcgagactaagcattgtctcctattttgcatgaggctaagccctgcctccctaattgcataaggctaagaactgcctttccttgcatgaggctatgcactgccttcctttgcaaaagactaagcattgtctcctttctttgcatcgagactaaacattgtctcctatttgcatgggAATAgacattgtctcctatttttcaTTAGGCTAAGCCCAGcatccctaattgcataaggctaagcactgtctttccttacatgaggctaagccttgcctccctaattgcataaggctaagcactttctttccttgcatgaggctaagcactgctttCCTTTGTAAAAGACTAAGCATTGCGTCCCTTCTTTGCATCGAGACTATGCATTGTCTTCTATTTgcaagagactaagcattgtctcttattTTGTATGAGGTTAAGCCTTGcttccctaattgcataaggctaagcattgccttcctttgcatcgagactaagcactgtGTCATAtcttcatgagactaagcattgtctcctattttgcacgaggctaagcctTGTCTCTCTAATTTGTCTCCAAAATTAGTTGCATattttatgttgcacggggtgatcctttaggctaaaaaacataggacccccccccccccctcctctttatatgttgttattagatctaaatagttgtatccctatacTCGCACTAAGATTTgatgttgtaataaagttctttAACTTCTGAAttccctttatttatttgatcacctagcttagttgtaatccacataatcttaagtttggccgggacccacaattgtggaccttgaagagtgcctaacaccttctctttgaggtaacttgaccccttacccgatctttggtgatgtgtactagttaaaacagagtgatttgcataataggtgtcctaacgcaccttaaaagtCATTAGGTGGGGACTTTTTTCCGTCATCATTCTATTTCCCATCCTAAAAAGGAGTTGTCACAACGTCGAAGACCGCTTGCTTCCGCGAGGAAAATGGGGCACGACAATATATGTGTTTGCGTGTGTTTACTGCTTAGGTGTGGAGGTCAATATGAGCCTTAAATTGTTTTATGTGGAGTCCTTATATGTTTTGCTTGTCGCCTACTGTTTGCAATTTTGAGCTGCCTAGATAATGGTCTAGAAtcatccaaatagaggtccaaagactcctagaccataggtatgggacgggtagtgcacgcatagggcacgatTTAAAATTGAATTAGATGgctcttaggtaaacaactttaacatagtaatcgggtagtaggagatgatagtctatgcccggtgaataatatgagtaacaccccatctcgagggagttacaaaatattatttatgttgcacggggtgatcttttaggctaaaaaacttaggaccccccccccccccccctcttttctttctttttctattagAATCAAAAATAGTTGTACCCTTCTGTTTAAAAAACctttttttataataaaatccTTAGATTTTGTATTATCTCTTTGCTTACTTaatcacatagactaatccatataatttaagttcgatcgggacccaccgttgtggacctcgaggaatgcctaataccttctccttgaggtaacttgagcccttacccgaactttggtgatgcaaactagttaaaacagagtcatttgcaaataggtgcgctaacgcaccttaaaatcattagatgtcgactctcctcttttaataccttccTTAAAAGAGTTATCACGTGTTGAAGctcgatttcgcgagaaaaagggggcGCGACATATAGGTGCATTAATGCTAAATTGTATTATATGTGTGCTTAatagagtttattttatgtgtaggtactttGGAGATGAAATTGGGAGCGAactagagattttatgtgtattttatacgcTACAAGAATGagttcatgattatttaattattggACAATGATTGAAGCTTAGTATTAtaaaagaagacaaaagaaaGACAATtgcaaattgaaaaagaaaggaaaagaatgaGAAATTAAGGAATGCAAAGTTTGGCAGCTAAGCACAAAGTGAATCAAACTCGAGCAGAAGTCAGGCTACGCGAGGCAATTTTCTCGCGTTTAAGCTCGCGTCGCGTAGTCGAGAGCGTGATGCTTCGCGTATTCTACGAGGCAACGCGTGGTCCGGATTTCAAGCCTATTTTGTCTcttttttggttttggacttggttattttgtCTAGGCCTTTTCACTACACCTACAAATAGACTTTAAACACTATTTTTACGGATTTTGTTTGGACAGAGGGGAGAGCACAGAGCCGTCgtggaggccgaaattcatcagatttcatctttcttccatcaaacttagtaatctttatatTTCTTTGGATGAATTattgttttgctaccatgtctatgtgaagCTAAactgtaaggcctcgtaaaagTTTATCAAGGagtttaaggtttcgtggtgccgaggtaggcttatgtgtttgaggattgtagaaattcttcgcggcaacCTTTTGcgttgaagaatgcactgaggagttAATGGAAACTTTTGGCTGAAGAAGGTGATTCAGCAGTCAGTTTCGTGATCGCAAAACCATTTTCGGGCCGCATAATCATCGCAGAATTGAGCAAAAAATTGTTAAATTTTGAaggtcattttgcggtccattctcCGATCGCATATCCATTTCGCGATATGCATTTTCCGTTGCAGATTTGGCACGAATAATTTTGTTGGGTCATTCTGTGGTCCATTCTGCGGCCCATAAGTGGTCTGCAGACCGCAGACCTATCCAGACCATCCTAGTTTTTGGGCATCACTTTCGCGGTCCATTTTACGTACGGCATATCTGTTCTGCGGTCAATTCTGCGACCAcaaacctgagttcggagggtccatttttcctattttataacccgaccctattttgataaatattctTTGAATCTTATTTTGGGGCGATTATCTGAGGAAtatagagagaggtaagagcattgtaaagagagaaggaggaaacctagcattctaatcacccattcttgcaccaattttcaagaatcaaggaagtaaCTCACTAGACCACTATCTATCCGGGTATGTTCTTGTCCTACATCATCCATGCAAATTGTTTAGGGTCTAAGAAGATTATGGAGttggagataggccatgcatgtgccaaTAGATGGTATAATGTGAggttgttgaactattttgggtagtatcttgttgaaattggttgagggaggaagggattaccattgtagagttTCGTAGTCTATTTTACatactaggtatttgataaaattcctaagagagttata
Encoded proteins:
- the LOC138907422 gene encoding uncharacterized protein, producing MFFDGAANFKGVGIGAVLVLEMGQHYPVFAKLIFPCTNNMEEYEACILGLKLAIDMNIQELQVIGVSDLLVHQVLGEWDTENTKILPYLLYVQELRKRLTKIEFQHVPRIQNKFADALATLSFMIQHPDKNFIDPIPVGIHN